Proteins encoded by one window of Aspergillus puulaauensis MK2 DNA, chromosome 4, nearly complete sequence:
- a CDS encoding amine oxidase (COG:Q;~EggNog:ENOG410PF88;~InterPro:IPR015798,IPR016182,IPR036460,IPR000269, IPR015800;~PFAM:PF01179,PF02727;~go_function: GO:0005507 - copper ion binding [Evidence IEA];~go_function: GO:0008131 - primary amine oxidase activity [Evidence IEA];~go_function: GO:0048038 - quinone binding [Evidence IEA];~go_process: GO:0009308 - amine metabolic process [Evidence IEA];~go_process: GO:0055114 - oxidation-reduction process [Evidence IEA]) has protein sequence MSLTSQGPALAKSISPHPFDPLTPQEIRLGHRILQSAFPGVKLRINRIDLQEPIKKDVIPYIEAERLGKPLPQKPARLIYSYFHRLDTGACCKALLNVDNASVVSVKELPPGVQIPIDVDEITDIENLCNEHPAVLAEIEKLKLPPGVTVCNDPWMYGSDSANETRRLFQCFMYIVSVDHPENNHYAMPCKFCPVFNGHTRELVRMDYLPGGDDTRTTETQPWKPVKAIQYAHDLLDEPLRTDLKPYIVQQPEGPSFSVEGNKVHWQKWCFRVGFNNRDGMVLYNLTYDNRNVLYRLSVSEMTVPYGDPRAPYHRKQAFDVGDVGFGLNANQLTLGCDCLGHIKYFDGYRSDSKGQPVLLKNIICMHEQDNGLQHKHTNYRSGAATVVRNRQLVVQMICTVANYEYIFAYILDQAANIELEVRATGILSTVPFDNENGETVKWGTNVGPGVMAPFHQHMFSLRIDPAIDGFRNTVCYQESVPLPEDETNPYLVGYTTEETVIDKSNTAETDINRHRVFKIRNDNVVNPITYKPVSYKLQAAPSQMLIMPKKAMGYQRAEFASKPIWVTKYQDNELYAAGEFTNQSKRAQGVETWVQRKDNTENEDVVLWHTFGLTHNPRIEDFPVMPMERVSVMLKPDGFFTKNPALDVPQSTQNFNKSTLHPESCCESMKSKI, from the exons ATGTCTCTAACATCGCAAGGCCCGGCCTTGGCGAAGTCCATCAGCCCTCACCCATTCGATCCACTTACACCGCAGGAGATTCGTCTGGGCCACCGTATTTTGCAGTCTGCGTTTCCCGGAGTTAAGCTTCGAATCAATCGAATTGACCTCCAGGAGCCCATTAAAAAAGATGTCATCCCTTATATTGAAGCAGAGCGGCTAGGGAAGCCTTTACCTCAGAAGCCTGCCCGTCTAATCTACTCATACTTTCACCGTCTGGATACAGGGGCGTGCTGCAAGGCTCTGCTCAACGTCGACAATGCGTCCGTTGTCTCTGTAAAGGAGCTACCGCCTGGAGTTCAG ATTCCTATCGATGTTGATGAAATTACTGACATCGAAAACCTTTGCAACGAACATCCAGCCGTGCTGGCGGAGATCGAGAAATTAAAACTCCCACCCGGAGTCACCGTATGCAATGATCCTTGGATGTACGGCAGTGACAGTGCCAATGAGACACGTCGACTCTTCCAGTGTTTTATGTATATTGTTTCTGTGGATCATCCCGAAAACAACCACTATGCCATGCCATGCAAATTTTGTCCTGTTTTTAACGGCCATACCCGCGAGTTAGTCCGCATGGACTATCTCCCTGGCGGAGATGATACTCGGACAACAGAGActcagccttggaagccTGTCAAAGCCATTCAATATGCACATGACCTGTTGGATGAACCTCTTCGCACTGATTTGAAACCTTATATTGTCCAACAGCCTGAAGGACCCTCCTTCTCTGTAGAGGGAAATAAGGTCCACTGGCAGAAGTGGTGTTTCCGAGTGGGCTTCAATAACCGTGATGGCATGGTGCTTTATAACCTCACCTATGACAACCGCAATGTCTTGTATCGACTTTCTGTATCTGAAATGACCGTGCCGTATGGTG ACCCCAGAGCTCCGTACCACAGAAAACAGGCGTTTGATGTTGGGGATGTGGGATTCGGTCTAAACGCCAATCAGCTCACTCTAGGCTGTGACTGTCTAGGTCATATTAAATACTTTGACGGTTACCGGTCAGATTCAAAGGGCCAACCAGTCCTTTTGAAAAATATTATCTGCATGCATGAACAGGATAATGGACTTCAACACAAACACACCAACTACAGATCAGGAGCGGCAACTGTTGTCCGCAATCGTCAGCTTGTTGTTCAGATGATCTGTACTGTGGCTAACTATGAGTACATTTTCGCATACATCCTTGACCAGGCGGCAAATATCGAACTTGAAGTTCGTGCAACAGGCATTCTTTCCACGGTTCCCTTTGACAACGAGAACGGAGAAACCGTCAAATGGGGCACCAATGTTGGCCCAGGTGTCATGGCCCCTTTCCATCAACACATGTTTTCATTGCGAATTGATCCTGCAATTGATGGATTCAGAAATACTGTCTGCTACCAGGAAAGTGTACCGCTCCCAGAGGACGAGACAAATCCATACCTAGTTGGATATACGACAGAAGAAACGGTTATTGATAAATCTAACACCGCTGAAACCGACATCAACCGGCATCGCGTGTTCAAAATCCGCAACGATAATGTTGTTAACCCTATTACATACAAGCCCGTGTCGTACAAGCTCCAAGCCGCACCCAGTCAGATGTTAATCATGCCCAAGAAGGCAATGGGCTACCAACGGGCAGAATTTGCTTCAAAGCCAATCTGGGTCACCAAGTATCAAGACAATGAATTATACGCTGCCGGAGAGTTCACAAACCAAAGCAAACGAGCCCAAGGGGTGGAGACCTGGGTTCAGCGAAAAGACAACACAGAAAATGAAGACGTTGTCTTATGGCACA CCTTCGGTCTAACCCATAACCCTCGCATTGAAGACTTTCCAGTCATGCCCATGGAGCGCGTAAGTGTCATGCTCAAACCCGACGGCTTCTTCACAAAGAACCCAGCTCTGGATGTACCTCAGTCGACCCAGAACTTTAACAAATCCACACTCCACCCGGAGTCATGCTGCGAGTCGATGAAGAGTAAGATATAG
- a CDS encoding Zn(II)2Cys6 transcription factor (COG:K;~EggNog:ENOG410PSGR;~InterPro:IPR036864,IPR021858,IPR001138;~PFAM:PF00172,PF11951;~go_function: GO:0000981 - DNA-binding transcription factor activity, RNA polymerase II-specific [Evidence IEA];~go_function: GO:0008270 - zinc ion binding [Evidence IEA];~go_process: GO:0006355 - regulation of transcription, DNA-templated [Evidence IEA]) has protein sequence MVRFATTPDTPQQDDGQHSRKKRYRKGGGKWTRSGCLTCKRRRKRCDEGKPSCHNCNRLGLTCEGYGSMWAAPLGPAAHVFKHTEPAKHSRLSLSPAPSTVSIASSGQASSIAEGGSAAVSSSPLTDQDDLDEPDNCSLVSGSSNDNQLVVASPSPSRLISHLSNLDSHYLQYHLEMGSKLLANLETDDNPLRSLLVPRALSSPLLMNALCAVSAAHFSNRSFNSGSAEHEGTNYYIDTMRGLRTTLGKSHKDSFPDDGILAVALLCKYEIVRGSVKQWAVHLDALQTLVTSRGGLAQLNEETADFVRGLFIYAINVATITTHRVTKPSILGFDNVSPRKLDIYIGYTEEIIKTCSRISDLPHLSSDPLALALEVNAIDTILRTWASTKTTYIIPKGMSEASLSRLRVVADCFRDAAYIYLHSTLERLTTTPVPPAPPSPSSSSASASPNAEWSTLISFPKHLAIDHLVNRVRAQSIDNNCEFSALTFPLFIAGCETTAPDDRELILQTLTTLEVNFGIGNVKRAKELLGILWGGDGDEGGRKHWVDVLEGLGWDLILA, from the exons ATGGTTCGCTTTGCGACGACCCCAGATACTCCCCAGCAAGACGATGGCCAGCACTctagaaaaaaaaggtataGAAAGGGTGGGGGTAAATGGACTCGATCGGGATGCTTGACCTGCAAGAGGCGAAGAAAGCGCTGCGATGAGGGTAAACCTAG CTGTCACAACTGTAACAGGCTGGGACTAACCTGTGAGGGCTATGGCTCCATGTGGGCAGCACCTCTTGGACCTGCCGCTCATGTCTTCAAGCACACAGAGCCGGCCAAACACAGTAGACTCAGCTTGTCGCCTGCTCCATCGACTGTCTCGATTGCATCGTCAGGACAGGCATCATCAATCGCAGAGGGTGGTTCTGCCGCCGTCAGTTCCTCACCACTCACAGATCAAGACGATCTTGACGAGCCAGACAACTGCAGTTTAGTCTCGGGCTCCAGCAATGACAACCAACTAGTTGTGGCTTCTCCCAGTCCGTCCAGACTCATCAGCCATCTTTCCAATCTCGATTCACACTATCTCCAGTACCACTTGGAAATGGGATCGAAGCTACTGGCTAATCTCGAAACTGATGACAATCCTCTGCGGTCGTTGCTGGTACCTCGAGCTTTATCATCGCCACTCCTCATGAACGCGCTATGCGCCGTATCTGCAGCCCACTTTTCTAATCGTTCTTTCAACAGCGGATCTGCAGAACATGAAGGAACCAATTACTACATCGACACGATGCGAGGGCTTCGAACAACCCTTGGGAAGAGCCACAAGGATTCGTTCCCCGATGATGGCATTCTCGCCGTTGCTCTTCTCTGCAAGTACGAGATCGTCCGAGGCAGTGTAAAGCAATGGGCGGTTCACCTAGATGCTTTGCAGACACTGGTTACCTCTCGAGGAGGTTTGGCTCAGCTCAATGAAGAGACTGCTGATTTTGTACGGGGACT TTTCATCTACGCAATCAATGTGGCCACAATCACAACCCACAGAGTGACCAAACCGTCTATCCTGGGGTTCGACAATGTGAGCCCCCGCAAACTCGACATATACATCGGATACACCGAGGAAATCATCAAAACATGCTCGCGAATATCCGACCTCCCACATCTAAGCTCCGACCCTCTAGCCCTAGCACTCGAAGTCAACGCAAT CGACACCATCCTACGCACCTGGGCGTCCACAAAAACCACTTATATCATTCCCAAGGGCATGTCAGAAGCGAGCCTTTCTCGCCTACGCGTCGTGGCAGATTGCTTCCGCGACGCTGCATACATCTACCTCCATTCAACGCTAGAACGATTGACAACGACGCCTGTACCACCTGCAccaccctcgccctcgtcatcatctgcatctgcatcgccaaATGCAGAATGGTCAACCCTAATATCCTTCCCCAAGCATCTCGCCATCGACCACCTCGTGAATAGGGTTAGGGCACAGTCCATCGATAATAATTGCGAGTTCTCGGCGCTTACGTTTCCGCTCTTTATAGCTGGATGTGAAACGACTGCGCCAGATGACAGGGAGTTGATTCTGCAGACGTTGACTACGTTGGAGGTCAATTTTGGGATTGGGAAtgtgaagagggcgaaggAGCTTTTGGGGATTCTTtggggtggtgatggtgatgagggcGGGAGAAAGCACTGGGTTGATGTGCTTGAAGGGTTGGGGTGGGATTTAATCCTTGCGTAG
- the PEX30 gene encoding PEX28-32 family peroxisomal membrane protein (COG:S;~EggNog:ENOG410PJ9U;~InterPro:IPR010482,IPR006614;~PFAM:PF06398;~TransMembrane:3 (o133-152i226-244o250-268i);~go_component: GO:0016021 - integral component of membrane [Evidence IEA]), translating to MSSAKRPGGYNLFDDADINDSVEDLPWIDSMAPSTHLGDHADSQPPTVAAFSPATISGSSLTSRQRSSIIVHRKSPLLVATPPPVTRALAYSHPFILPLNRLVGLLTWTTDDSNYSFLLVASFWTVVLYGDAIILWAGPLLVVVGLILGMYWRRYSPLSTRAFSTEKHSQSAATEGSAQRHESLDEIVEAMRTFTTRCNILLEPLVELTDFLSTQRTATSATTRPALTALFVRILFVTPIWIALTLPPLYLITTRRVIMVVGTIILTYHSRTARVSRVILWRSLTIRRICAMITGLSFELDKDKSHVMQSHGHAANIATRRRGDSSGVRFTFIIYENQRRWLGIGWTYSLFPSERAAWTDEHLNPVPPKNEFHLPEVQSGNAKWRWVEGGEWHIDGADDDASDSKRADGGGWIYSDNKWNDGRRGQDGWDRYTRRRKWCRDAELVEVTPDGKSLDAPSALTQALAQQIEKEKKERGNTDASTADADSVSLAPSTSSTKARRRRWFGGSSKSVSDKNGSSSSATPPPTSSSNNNNNSEDTGKITSATSYNTSRSPLKNASRPVSISKSRRMSGLSEGTSVHGSPHGSGTVASDSLSMRDKEFSDAHDRLDRWGSRAAGGTERAEREMGLGDEVNMGLS from the exons ATGTCCTCTGCGAAGCGCCCTGGTGGATATAACCTTTTCGACGATGCCGATATTAATGACTCGGTAGAAGATCTACCGTGGATAGATTCCATGGCCCCGTCAACCCACCTCGGCGACCATGCTGATTCTCAGCCTCCGACGGTCGCCGCTTTCTCGCCCGCTACCATCTCTGGCTCGTCTTTGACCTCGAGGCAGCGTTCTAGCATCATTGTGCACCGCAagtctcctcttctcgtGGCCACTCCTCCGCCGGTCACGCGCGCACTTGCCTATTCACATCCGTTCATTTTGCCTTTGAATAGGCTTGTTGGCTTGTTGACATGGACTACGGACGACTCCAATTATAGCTTCCTGCTCGTGGCAAGTTTCTGGACGGTGGTCTTATACGGTGATGCAATTATTCTTTGGGCCGGACCGCTCTTGGTAGTGGTCGGGCTGATTCTCGGAATGTACTGGAGGCGCTACTCTCCATTATCAACCCGGGCATTTTCAACGGAGAAGCACAGTCAATCGGCTGCTACAGAAGGCTCTGCGCAACGTCATGAAAGTCTCGACGAGATTGTCGAGGCTATGAGGACGTTCACCACTCGGTGCAATATCCTCCTCGAACCACTTGTCGAACTCACGGATTTCTTGTCAACCCAAAGGACAGCTACATCAGCGACTACGCGACCGGCTCTTACTGCTTTATTTGTCCGGATTCTTTTTGTTACTCCGATATGGATTGCCCtgactcttcctcctctATACCTTATCACTACTCGCCGTGTTATCATGGTGGTAGGTACAATTATCCTTACATACCATTCGCGGACCGCAAGGGTCTCCCGCGTCATTCTTTGGAGATCCCTTACGATTCGCCGGATATGCGCTATGATTACGGGGCTGTCATTTGAGTTGGATAAAGACAAGTCTCATGTCATGCAGAGTCACGGTCACGCTGCCAATATTGCTACTAGACGCCGCGGAGATTCATCCGGTGTGCGTTTTACTTTTATCATCTATGAAAACCAACGTCGTTGGTTAGGTATCGGTTGGACATACTCCTTGTTCCCGTCAGAGCGGGCTGCATGGACGGATGAGCATCTAAACCCAGTGCCTCCGAAGAATGAATTCCATCTTCCAGAAGTGCAAAGTGGAAACGCAAAATGGCGATGGGTCGAAGGAGGTGAATGGCACATTGATGgtgccgacgatgatgcATCCGATTCCAAACGTGCTGATGGGGGAGGTTGGATTTACTCTGATAATAAG TGGAATGATGGGCGCCGCGGTCAAGACGGGTGGGACCGCTATACACGCCGCAGGAAATGGTGCCGGGACGCCGAACTCGTGGAAGTCACACCCGACGGCAAATCCCTAGACGCACCATCCGCTTTAACACAAGCCCTGGCGCAGCAAAttgaaaaggaaaagaaagaacgcGGCAACACCGATGCTTCTACGGCCGACGCTGATTCCGTGAGTCTCGCCCCgtccacatcctccaccaaagcACGGCGACGACGTTGGTTTGGAGGATCGTCAAAGAGTGTAAGCGACAAAAATGGcagctcctcctctgccacacctccaccaacctcctcctcgaataataataataactccGAAGATACTGGAAAAATAACCTCTGCCACTAGTTATAATACCTCGCGCTCGCCTTTAAAAAATGCCTCGAGGCCCGTGAGCATATCGAAGTCTCGAAGAATGTCAGGGCTCTCTGAAGGTACCTCTGTCCATGGTAGCCCCCATGGCAGTGGCACAGTCGCTAGTGACAGTTTGAGTATGCGTGATAAAGAGTTTTCGGATGCTCACGATCGTTTGGATCGCTGGGGATCGAGGGCTGCAGGAGGGACGGAAAGAGCAGAAAGGGAAATGGGGTTAGGTGATGAGGTGAACATGGGACTAAGTTAA
- the PAM16 gene encoding import motor complex subunit PAM16 (BUSCO:EOG09265M8S;~COG:U;~EggNog:ENOG410PQ6Q;~InterPro:IPR036869,IPR005341;~PFAM:PF03656;~go_component: GO:0005744 - TIM23 mitochondrial import inner membrane translocase complex [Evidence IEA];~go_process: GO:0030150 - protein import into mitochondrial matrix [Evidence IEA]) has product MAHRIVTQVVVTGARVFGRAFAEAYKQASAASKHGGANGKSGNSFASSGITLDEAYKILNVKPPQAGEANLEQTMERFKKLFDMNDPQKGGSFYLQSKILRARERIEMEARQAERHTAQEKELREGWKPKVYKDR; this is encoded by the exons ATG GCCCACCGCATCGTTACCCAAGTCGTCGTAACCGGCGCGCGTGTCTTCGGCCGTGCTTTCGCTGAAGCCTACAAGCAAGCCTCCGCCGCATCTAAACACGGAGGCGCAAACGGCAAGTCCGGGaactccttcgcctcctccgGCATCACCCTCGACGAGGCATACAAGATCCTCAACGTGAAGCCCCCGCAAGCCGGCGAAGCAAACCTTGAGCAAACGATGGAGCGGTTCAAAAAACTGTTCGACATGAACGATCCGCAGAAAGGTGGCAGTTTCTATCTGCAGAGTAAGATTCTGCGTGCGCGCGAGCGGATAGAGATGGAGGCTCGTCAGGCAGAGAGACACACTGCGCAGGAGAAGGAACTGCGTGAAGGGTGGAAGCCAAAGGTTTACAAGGACCGgtga
- a CDS encoding putative topoisomerase family protein TRF4 (COG:L;~EggNog:ENOG410PJHK;~InterPro:IPR002058,IPR043519,IPR002934;~PFAM:PF03828,PF01909;~go_function: GO:0016779 - nucleotidyltransferase activity [Evidence IEA]), producing MPPPAYEFRGGNQRSSHQPKHEFTFRYQRPGTSERPLLRSRRETTPEQLVGPESENVKQGMRFARFENLSDSEEAEMDVSSDENENENEDEDEESRPRKKRAVESNNTPLSDTAADSKPKWSNPDPYTALPPPDETQNKKVDVVKLIRKARLAASEKPAKTDAVVSNDDFISLAGLVDENETSNPPENAPTGPKRHLQGNDPALGNRKRTYDDEIKGPVKPGGKPASRYYKDGSIIDEWKLRPSETGTPWLNTMPPTLHLGSRLHDEILSFYHWVKPVQYEQIVREDLVARLQATFQSRYYGVEVHAFGSFASGLYLPNADIDLVLLSTNFRRTGVKTFGERKGQIYAFSAFVKNQNIAVPGSIETIAHARVPILKFVDKLTGLKVDLSFDNDSGLIANRTFQQWRQEYPAMPVIVSVIKQFLLLRGLNEVPTGGLGGFSITCLVTSLLQHMPHSNLSPSLGGVLMDFFQFYGRNFDYETVGIRMNPPGYFNKRVYGVYKANNGPRLSIEDPNNPDNDISGGTREIGLVFKSFAEAFRLLKDRMVSAATTGETAESILGTIIAANFDEYTELRWQLREVFETDPRFAQYRRSLSPPPPPPYSPPPLTNEAPPPPPPSSKPSRPLPAKPPAGGKKAKESKESKESKEAKEKLTKLQKKKLASKDRAARLKRLRPDIPKVPTSISNEDAIKLGGYKSQSEMDKDLIMREKGITVAG from the exons ATGCCGCCGCCGGCTTACGAATTTCGAGGTGGTAACCAGCGGTCGTCGCATCAGCCCAAGCATGAATTCACTTTTCGCTATCAGCGCCCCGGGACGTCAGAAAGGCCACTCTTGAGATCGCGGAGAGAGACGACACCAGAGCAGCTGGTCGGTCCTGAATCAGAAAATGTGAAACAGGGGATGAGGTTCGCGCGATTCGAGAACCTTAGCGATagcgaggaagccgagatgGACGTGTCGTCGGACGAAAACGAAAACGaaaacgaagacgaagatgaagagtcCCGGCCACGCAAGAAACGCGCTGTAGAAAGCAACAACACGCCCCTATCGGATACCGCCGCCGATTCGAAGCCGAAGTGGTCGAACCCGGATCCTTACACCGCACTGCCGCCTCCGGATGAGACCCAGAATAAAAAGGTGGATGTGGTGAAACTAATTCGAAAAGCTCGACTCGCGGCTAGCGAGAAACCCGCGAAGACGGATGCTGTGGTTTCAAACGACGACTTCATTTCTCTAGCTGGTTTGGTGGATGAGAATGAAACGAGTAATCCACCGGAGAATGCGCCAACGGGCCCCAAGCGCCATCTTCAAGGAAACGATCCAGCACTTGGGAATCGGAAGAGGACGTATGATGATGAGATAAAGGGACCAGTTAAGCCTGGTGGAAAGCCGGCGAGTAGGTACTACAAAGACGGCTCGATTATAGATGAGTGGAAGCTGCGCCCTTCTGAGACTGGGACTCCTTGGTTAAATACTATGCCACCGACCCTGCACCTGGGATCAAG GCTTCATGACGAGATCTTGAGCTTTTACCATTGGGTAAAGCCTGTGCAGTACGAGCAAATTGTGCGGGAGGACTTGGTGGCGAGACTACAAGCTACGTTTCAAAGCCGCTATTACGGGGTGGAAGTTCATGCTTTTGGTTCGTTCGCGTCCGGGCTGTATCTTCCCAATGCCGACATAGACCTTGTCCTTCTTTCCACCAATTTCAGGCGCACCGGCGTTAAGACATTCGGTGAGAGAAAAGGTCAGATCTATGCTTTCTCTGCTTTCGTTAAGAACCAGAATATAGCTGTTCCCGGCTCTATTGAAACCATCGCTCATGCGCGTGTCCCAATTTTGAAGTTCGTGGATAAGTTAACCGGGCTCAAAGTTGATCTGTCGTTTGATAACGACAGCGGGCTTATTGCGAACAGAACATTCCAGCAATGGAGACAGGAATATCCTGCAATGCCTGTTATTGTGTCTGTGATTAAACAGTTCCTTCTTCTTAGGGGCCTGAATGAGGTTCCTACTGGTGGTCTGGGAGGCTTTTCTATCACTTGTCTCGTCACCAGTCTTCTTCAACATATGCCGCACAGCAATCTGTCACCAAGCTTAGGGGGCGTCCTCATGGACTTTTTCCAGTTCTATGGACGCAACTTTGATTACGAAACCGTGGGGATTCGTATGAATCCCCCTGGGTATTTCAATAAG aggGTCTACGGAGTGTACAAGGCAAACAACGGACCTCGTCTGTCCATTGAGGACCCGAATAACCCGGATAATGATATATCTGGCGGCACTCGTGAAATTGGGTTGGTTTTCAAGTCATTCGCAGAGGCATTCCGACTACTCAAGGACCGTATGGTGTCCGCGGCCACCACTGGGGAGACTGCTGAAAGCATCTTGGGTACAATCATTGCAGCAAATTTTGATGAGTACACAGAACTCCGTTGGCAGTTACGTGAGGTGTTCGAGACAGACCCCAGATTTGCTCAATACCGACGGTCTCTgtcgcctcctcctccacccccttACAGCCCTCCGCCACTAACAAATGAGGCTCCACCCCCACCGCCTCCTTCATCGAAAccttctcgtcctctcccGGCGAAACCACCGGCTGGCGGTAAAAAGGCCAAGGAATCAAAGGAATCAAAGGAATCAAAGGAAGCCAAAGAAAAGTTGACAAAGcttcagaagaagaagctggcaTCAAAAGACCGGGCTGCCCGCTTGAAGCGATTACGTCCTGATATACCGAAGGTCCCAACTTCCATCAGCAACGAGGATGCAATCAAGCTCGGCGGTTACAAGTCGCAGTCTGAAATGGACAAGGACCTTATCATGCGCGAGAAAGGAATCACCGTCGCTGGCTAG